Proteins from a single region of Limosilactobacillus fermentum:
- a CDS encoding HAD family hydrolase yields the protein MKNFIFDVDGTLINTYEMYMPAMIDVLAKYGYTYSPEEAERMKHDLFGITGKDALVISQIPEDQHEAILADWFKLSYEREDRTTIFPGVEDTLAKLANRPGTSLAVATSKLGAEYQEHIAAKFAFAKNFKTAVTFDDVKHGKPAPDMIQVALKRLGNTDLSEAVYVGDTVNDLLAAHAAGIKFAAALYGSGDKDKLADADFMLTSPEQLLDL from the coding sequence ATGAAAAACTTCATCTTCGACGTTGACGGCACCCTGATCAACACCTACGAAATGTACATGCCGGCCATGATTGACGTCTTGGCCAAGTACGGTTACACCTACTCGCCAGAAGAGGCCGAACGCATGAAGCACGACCTCTTTGGAATCACCGGTAAGGACGCCCTGGTCATCTCCCAGATCCCGGAAGACCAGCACGAGGCAATTTTAGCCGACTGGTTCAAGCTCTCTTACGAACGCGAGGACCGGACGACGATCTTCCCGGGCGTAGAAGACACGCTGGCCAAGTTAGCCAACCGGCCGGGAACGTCCCTAGCCGTGGCGACTTCTAAGTTAGGCGCCGAATACCAAGAACACATCGCCGCTAAGTTTGCCTTTGCCAAGAACTTCAAGACGGCGGTCACCTTTGATGACGTCAAACACGGTAAGCCGGCCCCGGACATGATCCAAGTCGCCTTAAAGCGCCTGGGTAACACCGACTTAAGCGAAGCCGTTTACGTCGGTGACACGGTTAACGACCTGCTAGCCGCCCACGCCGCCGGGATCAAGTTTGCCGCCGCTTTGTACGGCTCCGGCGATAAGGATAAGCTGGCCGACGCCGACTTCATGCTGACTTCCCCTGAACAGTTGTTGGATTTATAA
- a CDS encoding class Ib ribonucleoside-diphosphate reductase assembly flavoprotein NrdI, whose product MAKEINILYISLSGNTRDFVRRLTDYYQDLGVVVNSINVREKPDRQKLTAPFVTILPAFLNGGNGRDNGYSEILSPALGHYLAYEGNYHRCYGIIGSGNRNFNRQFALTAKQYAKRFGFPYLTDFELRGSDNDITRIGQLLLERSQAFEEEQA is encoded by the coding sequence ATGGCTAAAGAAATCAATATCTTGTATATCTCGTTGAGTGGCAACACCCGAGATTTTGTGCGGCGCTTAACGGACTACTACCAAGACCTGGGGGTGGTGGTGAATTCGATTAACGTCCGTGAGAAACCGGACCGCCAAAAACTGACGGCGCCCTTCGTGACGATTTTGCCGGCCTTTTTAAACGGTGGCAACGGTCGCGATAACGGCTACAGCGAGATTCTATCACCGGCGCTGGGCCACTACCTCGCCTACGAAGGCAACTACCACCGCTGTTACGGGATCATCGGCAGCGGTAACCGTAACTTTAACCGCCAGTTCGCCCTGACGGCTAAGCAGTACGCCAAGCGGTTCGGTTTTCCCTACCTGACCGACTTTGAACTACGGGGCAGCGACAACGACATCACCCGGATCGGCCAACTGCTACTGGAACGGTCCCAGGCCTTTGAGGAGGAACAAGCATGA
- a CDS encoding DHHA1 domain-containing protein, with translation MTERIKIFSHNDLDGFGAPYLLQAVQETVFPDTTFDIDNIGAGRIDEYFDHWLHSPEAGSFTDVYIMDMTPDSEHTFQELNANFANHWLMFDHHESEAEARQKHAANVVTQADADVNPSAASLAWDWLTTQPRFDQLSADRRRDLAYLIELIRAYDTWDWQNDPNMSQEVRVAADEFDQLFWFYPLSHSAEFVEQVFAQGWEQYRQQNDLLVQTLNDRRDHYLKGHLKDLMIEEIAGHKWGIVYASDYKSEIAHRLMEENPEVDAAMVVAPTSVSLRSNGKVDVAQFAEQYFRGGGHVDAAGGRLDVNLIQVGEQAVIDFVKEKIANQAEEAKEEETTLADSLDPELAAKMAALFKK, from the coding sequence ATGACTGAACGAATTAAGATTTTTTCCCACAACGACTTGGATGGCTTTGGGGCGCCGTACCTGCTCCAAGCCGTTCAGGAGACCGTTTTTCCGGACACGACCTTTGACATTGATAACATCGGTGCCGGCCGGATCGACGAGTACTTTGACCACTGGTTGCACAGCCCGGAAGCCGGTAGCTTCACCGATGTGTACATCATGGACATGACGCCGGACTCCGAGCACACTTTCCAGGAACTAAACGCCAACTTCGCCAATCACTGGCTGATGTTTGACCACCACGAAAGCGAGGCCGAGGCCCGCCAGAAGCACGCCGCTAACGTGGTCACCCAAGCAGATGCGGACGTTAACCCGAGCGCGGCTAGCCTCGCTTGGGACTGGTTGACCACCCAGCCGCGGTTTGACCAGCTTAGTGCTGACCGGCGCCGCGACTTGGCCTACCTGATCGAGCTGATCCGGGCCTACGATACCTGGGACTGGCAAAACGACCCGAACATGAGCCAGGAGGTCCGGGTGGCCGCCGACGAGTTCGACCAGCTCTTCTGGTTCTACCCGCTCAGTCACTCGGCCGAGTTTGTCGAGCAGGTCTTTGCCCAGGGCTGGGAGCAGTACCGCCAGCAAAACGACCTGCTGGTCCAGACGCTGAATGACCGCCGAGACCACTACTTAAAGGGGCACTTAAAGGACCTGATGATCGAAGAAATCGCCGGTCACAAGTGGGGGATCGTCTACGCTAGCGACTACAAGTCCGAGATTGCCCACCGGCTGATGGAGGAAAACCCGGAGGTCGACGCGGCAATGGTCGTCGCCCCTACCAGTGTTTCCCTGCGGTCTAACGGCAAGGTCGACGTAGCTCAGTTTGCCGAGCAGTACTTCCGCGGTGGTGGCCACGTCGATGCCGCAGGCGGCCGCTTGGACGTTAACCTGATCCAAGTCGGAGAGCAAGCGGTGATCGACTTCGTCAAGGAAAAGATCGCCAACCAAGCAGAAGAAGCCAAGGAAGAAGAAACCACCCTCGCCGACAGCCTCGACCCGGAGCTGGCGGCTAAGATGGCGGCACTGTTTAAGAAGTGA
- the nrdF gene encoding class 1b ribonucleoside-diphosphate reductase subunit beta, protein MAYTSVNWNVEEDEFDEYVWDKATAQFWLDTRVPVSNDRGDWRTLTDSEKGVINKVVGGLALLDTLQSEEGVNVMREDARTRKEVGVINDFLMMESIHAKSYGTILSTLNDQKTIDDTFHWMNNDPRMQYKVRRINEIYQNGNNLEKKVASVFLEGILYYSNFFTPLWYRGNNKLANLSEVIKLVIRDESVHGTYLGYKFQQAFAELTPDEQTRFRAWMDDLLADLLENEFAFTEVVYAPIQMVEDVKQFVRYNANKAMNNMGFAAIFNHAAIEDINPIVMNGISTETANHDFFSQVGAGYLMGNAEAMSDEDYDF, encoded by the coding sequence ATGGCTTATACAAGCGTAAATTGGAACGTCGAAGAAGACGAATTTGACGAATACGTCTGGGACAAGGCAACCGCCCAGTTCTGGCTGGACACCCGGGTGCCGGTTTCAAACGACCGCGGCGATTGGCGAACCCTAACCGACAGTGAAAAGGGGGTCATCAATAAGGTCGTCGGGGGCTTGGCCTTGCTTGATACCCTGCAGTCAGAAGAGGGGGTCAACGTGATGCGAGAGGACGCCCGGACCCGCAAGGAAGTTGGCGTGATCAACGATTTCTTGATGATGGAATCGATCCACGCCAAGAGTTACGGGACGATCCTGAGCACTTTAAACGATCAAAAGACGATTGACGATACCTTTCACTGGATGAATAATGATCCGCGGATGCAATACAAGGTTCGTCGCATTAACGAGATTTACCAAAATGGCAATAACCTAGAAAAAAAGGTTGCTTCGGTCTTTTTGGAGGGGATCTTGTATTATTCCAACTTCTTCACCCCGCTGTGGTACCGGGGTAACAACAAGTTGGCCAACCTTTCAGAGGTCATCAAGTTGGTGATCAGAGACGAATCGGTCCACGGTACCTACCTGGGTTACAAGTTCCAACAGGCCTTTGCCGAACTGACCCCGGATGAGCAAACCCGCTTCCGGGCCTGGATGGATGACCTCTTAGCTGACCTGTTGGAAAACGAGTTCGCCTTTACCGAGGTCGTTTACGCTCCCATTCAGATGGTCGAGGATGTCAAACAGTTCGTCCGCTACAACGCCAATAAGGCGATGAACAACATGGGCTTTGCCGCCATCTTTAACCACGCCGCCATTGAAGACATTAACCCGATCGTGATGAACGGGATCTCGACGGAGACGGCCAACCATGACTTCTTCTCCCAGGTTGGGGCCGGCTACTTGATGGGCAACGCCGAGGCGATGTCCGATGAGGATTATGATTTTTAG
- a CDS encoding L,D-transpeptidase has product MRSSLKRGLLAVALTLVVAIGFANLLGNHRVDTANEASSSSTSETSSVMRTPIDWQKSSETVAYPDVNAHPDLWIKVSKKKQRVYLIDNGKILYTMYCSTGTGKNDTPTGTYYIQAERGTYFYSQQSGEGAHYWVSWLNHGEYLFHSVPTDESGNYKLSEAKQLGKKAASHGCVRLSVPDAKWFYENIKEGTKVVITND; this is encoded by the coding sequence ATGCGGTCTTCATTAAAACGCGGCCTGCTCGCCGTTGCCCTCACCTTAGTCGTGGCGATCGGGTTTGCCAACCTCTTGGGTAACCACCGGGTCGATACCGCCAACGAAGCCAGCTCTTCAAGTACATCAGAAACTAGTTCGGTCATGCGGACACCAATTGACTGGCAAAAGTCATCGGAAACGGTCGCCTACCCGGACGTCAACGCCCACCCCGACCTATGGATCAAGGTTTCCAAGAAGAAACAGCGGGTTTACCTAATCGATAACGGCAAGATCTTATACACGATGTATTGCTCAACCGGGACCGGTAAAAACGATACGCCAACCGGGACTTATTACATCCAGGCTGAGCGGGGGACTTACTTTTACAGTCAACAGAGTGGTGAAGGGGCCCATTACTGGGTTTCCTGGTTAAACCACGGTGAGTATCTCTTCCACTCCGTCCCAACCGATGAATCCGGTAATTACAAACTTTCTGAAGCAAAACAACTCGGTAAAAAGGCTGCCTCCCACGGTTGCGTCCGTTTATCCGTGCCGGACGCCAAGTGGTTCTACGAAAACATCAAGGAAGGCACCAAGGTTGTGATCACCAATGATTAA
- the abc-f gene encoding ribosomal protection-like ABC-F family protein, translating to MAVLDVSGLTMSFADKKLYDDANFQLERGEHMGVVGQNGAGKSTLIKILIGQLLPVAGRVQWQKNTKIGYLDQYVDIPAGMNLIDFLHTAFADLYAINDQMNQLYQDYATKMDDRLLTRAGRLQEELDAHNFYGLETEIERVMAGLGLNELGKEHVVAEMSGGQRSKIILAKMLLENPDVILLDEPTNYLDTAHIEWLIEYLNDFAGAAMIISHDYDFLERVTNTIVDVSFGKITKYRGSFKQAMRQKEEKKALQEREYEKQQEVIDKAEHFIRKNKAGSKSTMAKSREKMLARMTRIDPPEDNLKASFNFPYENTGSANALRVENIQAGYGKPLLAPVTFSMTGGEKLLFSGFNGVGKSTLIKTILGKIPALSGTSTFSPSAKISYFDQDLIWDDPTKTPLQTIQDQFPTMLPKTIRQRLAKAGINAANAQKPMNLLSGGEQTKVKLALLELTPSNFLILDEPTNHLDDETKEGLKRALQNFPGNLILVSHEQSFTNGWLDKVLNVEKLSLKK from the coding sequence ATGGCAGTACTAGACGTGTCCGGTTTGACGATGAGCTTCGCCGATAAAAAGCTCTACGATGACGCCAACTTCCAATTGGAACGCGGCGAACACATGGGGGTGGTCGGACAAAACGGGGCCGGCAAGTCGACTCTAATTAAGATCTTGATCGGCCAGCTCTTACCGGTCGCCGGGCGGGTCCAGTGGCAAAAAAACACCAAGATCGGCTATTTAGACCAGTACGTCGACATTCCGGCCGGGATGAACTTGATCGACTTCTTGCACACCGCCTTTGCCGACTTGTACGCCATCAACGACCAGATGAACCAACTCTACCAAGACTACGCCACGAAAATGGACGACCGGCTCTTGACCCGGGCCGGGCGCTTGCAAGAAGAACTCGACGCCCATAATTTCTACGGGCTGGAGACCGAAATCGAGCGGGTGATGGCCGGGTTGGGCTTAAACGAACTGGGCAAGGAGCACGTGGTTGCCGAGATGTCCGGGGGGCAGCGCTCTAAGATTATTTTGGCCAAGATGCTCTTGGAAAACCCGGACGTGATCCTTCTGGACGAACCGACCAACTACCTAGATACCGCCCACATTGAGTGGTTGATCGAGTACTTAAACGACTTCGCCGGGGCGGCGATGATCATTTCCCACGACTACGACTTCTTGGAACGGGTCACCAACACGATCGTCGACGTCTCCTTTGGCAAGATTACCAAGTACCGGGGCAGCTTTAAGCAGGCGATGCGCCAAAAAGAGGAGAAAAAGGCCCTCCAGGAGCGCGAGTACGAAAAACAACAGGAGGTCATCGATAAGGCCGAACACTTCATCAGGAAGAACAAGGCCGGTTCCAAGTCGACGATGGCTAAGTCGCGTGAAAAGATGCTGGCCCGGATGACCCGGATCGACCCGCCGGAGGATAACTTGAAGGCCTCCTTTAACTTCCCTTACGAAAACACCGGTTCGGCCAACGCCTTGCGGGTCGAAAACATCCAGGCTGGTTACGGCAAGCCACTCTTGGCGCCGGTTACCTTTTCGATGACCGGGGGCGAAAAGCTGCTCTTCTCCGGCTTTAACGGGGTCGGTAAGTCAACCTTGATTAAGACGATTTTGGGTAAGATCCCGGCGCTATCAGGGACCAGTACCTTCTCCCCGTCGGCGAAGATTAGCTACTTTGACCAGGACCTGATTTGGGATGACCCAACCAAGACGCCCCTACAAACGATTCAAGACCAGTTCCCGACCATGTTACCCAAGACGATTCGCCAGCGCTTAGCCAAGGCCGGCATCAACGCCGCCAACGCCCAAAAGCCAATGAACCTCTTGTCCGGGGGGGAACAGACCAAGGTCAAACTGGCCCTCTTGGAGCTGACGCCCAGCAACTTCTTGATCCTAGACGAGCCGACTAACCACCTCGACGACGAAACCAAGGAGGGGCTCAAGCGGGCCCTGCAAAATTTCCCGGGCAATTTAATTTTGGTTTCCCACGAGCAGTCCTTTACCAACGGCTGGCTGGATAAGGTCTTAAACGTCGAAAAATTAAGCCTTAAAAAATAG
- a CDS encoding DUF2325 domain-containing protein, with protein MYDYRQDLQTVLNSFGSQAPELTNGPAALRALANLIEQTLTKTTADASAPATETVATPPEANVTPVEEDQPEAAPEPVAVTPEPEATPAPSLNQPTGQDDLEPVKYSGEQFSAHQTIKNLILDFDGCLNQLVKDPLATVDFDPVEKRLTALIDDLSKEDQEALAGELGLAKSHLKRLKKVTASLHGAITNLVKEQAPTAEPTDAPEVKEATPAKTDNTAVNEAPVSPAPAKPASTAPATPSPAAKSAPAEPSFAELFAASVAKEERQAAKRPRLKAHHYLVRRQLNGAMLMDADHQDIEHITEPLVRQFGIQHGDEVVATPGHRDGTLLIKKVVGHAKDVPASTIATFGYGKVEKLGPGQLVVRQNVSGAPLVINGQQTSYQVETLSIERMEINEGSIVELAWYTGQPADVNPFEPHIRWHYPVEASAKPTIASQIRQAKPAPKQVAKPKPAAKPTYDLDLKGKKVAIIVGRGQNHVLFERIVKRYNGKPRIVDSFIPKKRLMERQLKGVDLIVMIAAYSKHATSWSAAEIAKKYDLPFTNTSSFSVQSFERALYRAAMGMRAYEPGGTDQADYRLSK; from the coding sequence ATGTACGATTACCGCCAGGACTTACAAACCGTCCTGAACAGCTTTGGGAGCCAAGCCCCCGAGCTAACCAACGGACCAGCCGCCTTGCGCGCGCTGGCGAACCTGATTGAACAAACACTCACGAAAACTACCGCAGACGCTAGTGCTCCGGCAACAGAAACGGTCGCCACGCCACCGGAGGCTAACGTTACCCCAGTTGAGGAGGACCAGCCAGAAGCGGCGCCGGAACCAGTTGCCGTGACGCCGGAACCAGAGGCCACCCCAGCCCCATCGTTAAACCAACCCACGGGTCAAGACGACCTTGAACCAGTCAAATACAGTGGCGAACAGTTCAGCGCCCACCAAACCATCAAAAACCTGATCCTGGATTTTGACGGCTGCCTAAACCAGCTGGTCAAAGATCCCCTGGCCACGGTGGACTTTGATCCGGTGGAAAAACGGCTCACCGCCCTAATTGACGACCTGAGCAAAGAAGACCAGGAAGCCCTGGCCGGCGAACTAGGCCTGGCTAAGAGCCATTTAAAGCGGCTCAAAAAGGTGACCGCCAGCCTGCACGGCGCCATCACCAACTTGGTCAAGGAGCAGGCACCAACGGCGGAGCCAACAGACGCGCCGGAAGTTAAGGAAGCCACCCCAGCTAAAACGGACAACACCGCAGTTAACGAGGCGCCGGTAAGCCCAGCGCCAGCCAAGCCTGCCTCAACGGCGCCAGCGACTCCTTCACCGGCCGCCAAGTCCGCCCCGGCAGAACCCAGCTTTGCGGAACTGTTTGCCGCTTCAGTCGCCAAAGAGGAACGCCAGGCGGCTAAGCGACCACGCTTAAAGGCCCACCACTACCTCGTACGGCGGCAACTGAATGGGGCCATGCTGATGGACGCCGATCACCAAGATATCGAACACATCACCGAACCGCTTGTCCGCCAGTTTGGCATTCAACACGGTGACGAAGTGGTCGCCACACCCGGCCACCGCGACGGCACCCTACTAATCAAGAAGGTGGTGGGGCACGCTAAGGACGTGCCGGCTTCTACCATTGCCACCTTCGGGTACGGGAAGGTCGAAAAGCTGGGTCCGGGCCAACTGGTCGTCCGCCAAAACGTTAGCGGCGCTCCCCTCGTCATCAATGGCCAACAGACGAGTTACCAAGTGGAAACGCTTAGTATCGAACGGATGGAGATCAACGAAGGCTCCATCGTTGAACTAGCCTGGTACACGGGGCAACCCGCCGACGTTAACCCCTTTGAACCCCACATCCGTTGGCACTACCCGGTCGAAGCTAGTGCCAAGCCAACGATCGCCAGTCAAATCCGGCAGGCAAAACCGGCGCCAAAACAAGTTGCCAAGCCCAAACCAGCGGCCAAGCCGACTTACGACCTGGACCTGAAGGGGAAAAAGGTCGCCATCATCGTGGGGCGCGGGCAAAACCACGTCCTCTTTGAACGGATCGTCAAGCGTTACAACGGTAAGCCACGGATTGTGGATAGCTTTATTCCCAAAAAGCGCCTGATGGAACGCCAACTTAAGGGCGTCGACCTGATTGTGATGATCGCCGCCTACAGCAAGCACGCCACCTCCTGGTCGGCCGCCGAGATTGCCAAGAAGTACGACCTGCCGTTTACCAATACCTCCTCATTTTCCGTCCAGTCCTTTGAACGGGCCCTCTACCGGGCGGCGATGGGGATGCGGGCCTACGAACCGGGTGGTACCGATCAGGCAGACTACCGGTTAAGTAAATAA
- the nrdE gene encoding class 1b ribonucleoside-diphosphate reductase subunit alpha, protein MTEERTDPQSYFYYNNLVNIPENGSIAVHYDQDALKAYFKDHIIPQTVRFQSPAKRRAKLVADDYLDGAVLDQYPAEFIDQLEARVRAHHFRFKSFMGAYKFYAQYAMKTNDGKRFLEDYNDRVVANALYLARGDQQLAKDLTDELINQRYQPATPTFLNAGKKRRGQMVSCFLIDVQDSMLSIGRALNSALQLSRIGGGVGVNLSNLRAAGDPIKKIENASSGVLPVMKLLEDAFSYSNQLGQRNGAGVVYLNVFHPDIMAFLETKKENADEKIRVKTLSLGLVVPDKYYQLLKSNAPMYLFSPYDVERELKTPFSYVDLTKEYDRLVANPRIKKTAISARELEQKISRLQQESGYPYILNIDHANRDNPVAGKIIMSNLCSEILQPQEPSTLTSDLSYETVGTDISCNLGSTNIDNMLQAPDFGRAVEVAVRALTNVTDTTNIEEVPSIAKGNRLYHTIGLGAMGLHTALARRQIEYGSPEALEFTEAYFLALNYYSLLASHQIAKERGETFAGFKDSRYADGSYFDDYVTKPFTLKFEKNRAAFSGVHLPTTADWQALKEAVQTDGLYHRNRLAVAPNGSISYVNETSASLTPITQLVEQRQENKVGALFYPAPYLSNETLPYYTPAYDLDQRKIIDTYAVAQKHVDQGMSLTLFMRSTLPTGLYEWKKPDQPKMTTRDLNRLRNYAWTKGIKSLYYIRTFTTDDEIHTANECESCMI, encoded by the coding sequence ATGACGGAAGAACGAACGGATCCACAATCCTATTTTTACTACAACAATCTAGTTAACATCCCGGAAAATGGCTCAATTGCCGTCCATTACGATCAGGACGCCTTAAAGGCCTACTTTAAAGACCACATCATTCCCCAAACGGTTCGCTTTCAAAGCCCCGCAAAACGGCGGGCGAAGCTGGTCGCTGACGACTACTTGGACGGGGCGGTTCTCGACCAGTACCCGGCGGAATTCATTGACCAATTAGAGGCCCGGGTGCGCGCCCACCACTTCCGCTTTAAGAGCTTCATGGGGGCTTACAAGTTTTACGCCCAGTACGCGATGAAGACCAACGACGGTAAGCGATTCCTGGAGGACTATAACGACCGGGTGGTGGCCAACGCCCTCTACTTGGCCCGCGGCGACCAACAGTTAGCCAAGGACCTGACCGACGAGTTGATTAATCAGCGCTACCAGCCGGCGACGCCCACCTTTTTAAACGCCGGTAAGAAGCGGCGCGGCCAGATGGTGTCGTGCTTTTTGATTGACGTCCAGGACTCGATGCTATCGATTGGTCGGGCGCTCAATTCGGCTCTCCAGCTGTCCCGGATTGGTGGCGGCGTTGGCGTCAACTTGTCGAACTTGCGGGCGGCTGGTGACCCGATTAAGAAGATCGAAAACGCCTCGTCTGGGGTCCTGCCGGTGATGAAGTTGTTAGAGGACGCCTTTTCTTATTCCAACCAGCTGGGGCAACGTAACGGCGCCGGGGTGGTTTATTTAAACGTCTTTCACCCTGATATCATGGCCTTTTTGGAGACCAAAAAGGAAAATGCCGACGAAAAGATCCGGGTCAAGACCCTCTCCTTGGGCCTGGTGGTGCCAGACAAGTACTACCAGTTGCTCAAGTCCAACGCCCCAATGTATTTATTTAGCCCCTACGACGTCGAGCGGGAACTCAAGACCCCCTTTTCCTACGTTGATTTGACCAAGGAGTACGACCGCCTGGTGGCCAACCCGCGGATCAAGAAGACGGCGATTTCAGCCCGCGAGCTGGAGCAAAAGATTTCCCGCCTCCAACAGGAATCGGGCTACCCCTACATCTTAAACATCGATCACGCCAATCGGGACAACCCGGTCGCCGGTAAGATCATCATGTCCAACCTCTGCAGCGAGATCCTCCAGCCCCAGGAACCGTCGACTTTGACGTCCGACCTGTCTTACGAAACGGTCGGCACCGATATTTCTTGCAACCTGGGCTCGACCAACATCGATAACATGCTGCAGGCCCCGGACTTTGGCCGTGCCGTTGAAGTGGCGGTGCGGGCGCTGACCAACGTCACTGACACCACCAACATTGAGGAGGTCCCTAGCATTGCTAAGGGCAACCGCCTCTACCACACGATCGGCCTGGGGGCGATGGGCCTCCACACCGCCCTGGCCCGCCGGCAGATTGAGTACGGCTCCCCGGAGGCACTCGAGTTTACCGAGGCCTACTTCTTAGCCCTGAATTACTACTCGCTTCTGGCCAGCCACCAGATTGCTAAGGAACGGGGCGAGACCTTCGCGGGTTTTAAAGACTCGCGTTACGCCGATGGTTCTTACTTTGACGACTACGTGACTAAGCCCTTCACCCTTAAGTTTGAAAAGAACCGGGCTGCTTTTTCAGGCGTTCACCTGCCGACGACGGCCGACTGGCAAGCCTTAAAAGAAGCGGTGCAAACGGATGGCTTGTACCACCGTAACCGGCTGGCGGTGGCGCCGAATGGCTCGATTTCTTACGTTAACGAAACTTCAGCCTCGCTGACGCCGATCACCCAACTGGTGGAACAGCGCCAGGAAAACAAGGTCGGTGCACTCTTTTATCCCGCCCCGTATCTTTCCAACGAGACTTTGCCTTATTACACGCCGGCTTACGACCTCGACCAGCGCAAGATCATTGACACCTACGCCGTGGCCCAAAAACACGTCGACCAGGGGATGAGCCTAACCCTGTTTATGCGCTCGACCTTGCCGACCGGCCTGTACGAGTGGAAAAAGCCTGACCAACCCAAGATGACGACGCGCGACCTAAACCGGCTGCGTAACTATGCCTGGACCAAGGGGATCAAGTCGCTGTACTACATTCGGACCTTTACCACCGACGACGAAATTCACACCGCCAACGAGTGTGAATCCTGCATGATTTAA
- a CDS encoding ribonucleotide-diphosphate reductase subunit beta: MDYLYYKAINWDEQEDQVDQATWLKLTNNFWLDTRVPITDDQPSWHALTAQQQAQVGHALAGRALLSAFQSELGAPSLRAGRRTQQEEAVLNLITFMESVHTKAVTTIFRRLTDEETTAAYYAWADGQAPLQAALIDLTKGIEGDDLMRRGLFLIADTVLCAGFDWAVLTQPALAQTNQMLKNILTGNLIFRDYLAYKFRQGIAELPFAKQEALVAQLTKGAQSLIKLAHQQNEALLEDAGAANDLVDFQWRMLLVALGLGEQPAESGPVAHQIDQLANQAQETVVVETIKDADATEFMSDDDYDF, from the coding sequence ATGGATTACTTGTACTACAAGGCAATTAACTGGGACGAACAAGAAGACCAGGTCGACCAAGCCACCTGGTTAAAGTTAACCAATAACTTCTGGTTGGACACCCGGGTGCCGATTACCGACGATCAACCTAGCTGGCACGCCCTGACGGCGCAGCAACAAGCCCAAGTGGGGCACGCCCTAGCCGGCCGGGCCCTCTTGAGCGCCTTCCAGTCCGAACTGGGGGCGCCGAGCCTACGGGCGGGACGGCGGACCCAACAAGAAGAGGCGGTCTTAAACTTGATCACCTTCATGGAGTCGGTCCACACCAAGGCGGTGACGACGATCTTCCGCCGCTTGACCGATGAAGAAACCACCGCTGCTTATTACGCTTGGGCTGACGGTCAGGCACCTCTTCAAGCGGCGCTGATCGACTTAACGAAGGGAATTGAAGGAGACGACCTAATGCGCCGCGGCCTCTTTTTGATCGCCGACACGGTCCTGTGTGCCGGTTTTGACTGGGCGGTCCTGACCCAGCCGGCCCTGGCCCAAACTAACCAAATGCTGAAAAATATTTTGACCGGGAACCTGATCTTTCGTGATTACCTGGCTTACAAATTCCGCCAGGGGATAGCTGAGCTGCCCTTTGCGAAACAAGAGGCCCTGGTAGCGCAACTAACGAAGGGTGCCCAATCGTTAATCAAGCTCGCCCACCAGCAAAACGAGGCCCTGTTAGAAGACGCCGGGGCGGCTAACGACTTGGTTGACTTCCAGTGGCGGATGCTCTTAGTGGCCCTTGGCCTGGGTGAACAACCAGCCGAAAGTGGCCCGGTAGCCCACCAAATCGATCAACTGGCAAATCAAGCTCAGGAAACGGTGGTGGTTGAAACGATCAAAGACGCCGACGCCACCGAGTTCATGAGCGATGACGATTACGATTTTTAG